Proteins co-encoded in one Rhopalosiphum maidis isolate BTI-1 chromosome 2, ASM367621v3, whole genome shotgun sequence genomic window:
- the LOC113552980 gene encoding fatty acyl-CoA reductase wat-like: MALDLHRKNEFKKSKKSYDEIMKEIVTDEFPLNPLELVGELSFDNPEVLEETDKLPRSDIQEFYKDATIFITGGTGFMGKMLIEKLSRSCPHLKHIYLLIRNKKGKDVNERIDAIFEDRLFMRLKHERPKFYHKISAIAGDASLPGLGISSCDRQKLAENVNIVFHAAATIRFDEHIRTAININVLGTREIINLAKEMTNLKACMYVSTAYANCVHNKIEEKFYGAPYNYDGVISLVTSANDDKKLENITPSLTAGWPNTYTFTKALAEDLAKHESAGLPFGIFRPSVVISTYNEPVRGWIDNVYGPIGMIVGVGAGVLHTHHCDVTKVVDLVPVDLVVNALICSAYKVSKNVPTIESDPPIFNYVSSKQNPINLENFFAIIKKHGLPNWPTINAVWYYSFMPTNNPYLYSLLFLLFHTIPGYFLDFLCQLTGRKPMLSNIYKKMKKANAALSFFANNEWEFNDSNTSALWKDMSEADKNTFFFDIKEMSWDYYSRACAIGLRLYLVKDDIHTIKNARIKWEKLRKAHLLLKTVVAIVLLRICWFIINMCFN, from the exons ATGGCGTTAGATCTACATCGAAAAAACGAATTCAAGAAATCCAAAAAATCATATGATGAAATTATGAAGGAAATTGTTACCGACGAGTTTCCACTGAATCCGTTAGAATTGGTCGGAGAATTGAGCTTTGACAATCCTGAGGTCTTAGAGGAAACTGACAAGCTGCCAAGATCAGATATCCAGGAATTTTATAAAGATGCTACTATTTTCATCACTGGTGGTACTGGATTTATGGGAAAAATGTTGATCGAAAAACTCAGTAGATCATGTCCACATCTCAAGCACATCTACTtgttaattagaaataaaaaaggcAAGGACGTTAATGAACGTATCGATGCTATATTTGAAGATAGG ttgtttatGAGATTGAAACATGAGAGACCGAAGTTCTATCATAAGATATCTGCAATCGCCGGTGATGCGTCCTTACCAGGATTAGGTATATCTTCCTGTGACAGACAAAAATTGGCAGAAAATGTGAATATTGTATTCCATGCAGCAGCTACAATCAGGTTTGATGAACATATACGCACCGCAATCAACATCAATGTTCTTGGAACAAGGGAAATTATAAACCTAGCTAAAGAAATGACTAATCTTAAG GCATGTATGTACGTATCGACCGCGTATGCTaattgtgtacataataaaattgaagaaaAATTTTATGGAGCGCCGTATAATTACGATGGAGTTATATCCTTAGTGACTTCGGCAAACgacgataaaaaattagaaaacatcACACCCAG ctTAACTGCTGGTTGGCCAAACACGTATACATTCACAAAAGCTTTAGCCGAAGACTTAGCTAAACACGAGTCTGCTGGTCTACCATTTGGAATATTCAGACCGTCAGTCG TTATTTCAACATATAATGAACCTGTTCGAGGTTGGATCGATAACGTTTATGGACCCATTGGTATGATTGTGGGAGTCGGTGCCGGAGTACTTCACACACATCACTGTGATGTTACCAAGGTCGTTGACTTAGTTCCAGTAGATTTGGTTGTTAATGCACTAATATGCTCGGCTTATAAAGTCAGCAAAAATGTACCAACAAT tgaatcAGATCcacctatttttaattatgtcagTTCTAAACAGAATCCAATAAACTTAGAAAATTTCTTCGCCATCATCAAGAAACACGGACTACCTAACTGGCCTACCATCAATGCAGTTTGGTACTACTCGTTTATGCCCACTAATAATCCATATCTATATTCCTTGTTGTTCTTATTATTCCACACAATACCCGGTTACTTTTTGGACTTTTTATGTCAGCTAACTGGCAGGAAGCCAAT GCTTAGTaacatctataaaaaaatgaaaaaagccAACGCTGCACTATCTTTCTTTGCAAATAATGAATGGGAATTCAATGACAGTAACACCAGTGCACTATGGAAGGATATGTCAGAAGCTGATAAAAATACGTTCTTTTTCGACATAAAAGAAATGTCTTGGGATTATTATTCACGAGCTTGTGCTATTGGTTTACGTTTATACTTGGTAAAAGATGacatacatacaattaaaaatgcaagAATCAAATGGGAAAA gtTACGTAAAGCTCACttactattaaaaacagtCGTGGCAATAGTATTGCTGCGAATCTGCTGGTTTATCATCAACATGTGCTTTAATTAG